The following are encoded together in the Vigna angularis cultivar LongXiaoDou No.4 chromosome 9, ASM1680809v1, whole genome shotgun sequence genome:
- the LOC108337169 gene encoding beta-glucosidase 24-like yields the protein MGEATERYAVVTGANKRIGLEIVRQLASEGIKVVLTATNEERGLQALETLKASGLSHLLLFHQLDVAHAASVAAFAALSNPNLVNLIFWLTTFTNDKILDKSNGDVAIDTYHRYKEDAKFMKNMNLDSYRFSISWSRILPSKSNAEQCHQRTIG from the exons ATGGGGGAAGCTACAGAAAG GTATGCAGTGGTGACAGGAGCAAATAAAAGGATTGGATTAGAGATAGTAAGGCAGTTAGCTTCAGAAGGAATAAAGGTGGTACTCACTGCAACGAATGAAGAGAGGGGTCTTCAAGCATTGGAGACACTCAAAGCCTCTGGTCTTTctcatctactattgtttcatCAGCTAGATGTGGCTCATGCTGCAAGTGTAGCTGCTTTTGCAGCTTTATCAAATCCAAATTTGGTAAACTTGATATTCTG GTTAACAACATTTACAAATg ATAAGATACTGGACAAAAGCAATGGAGATGTGGCTATAGATACATATCACCGTTATAAG GAAGATGCTAAATTTATGAAGAATATGAACTTGGATTCATACAGATTCTCGATTTCTTGGTCCAGGATTCTACCAAGTAAGTCAAATGCTGAACAATGTCATCAACGAACTATTGGCTAA